The DNA region attctttagatatccATAAATTTTGTGGTACAGTTTGATTGGTTGCAAACTTCTGCCAAATTCAAAccacattttgaaaattgaataatgacTGAATCATCTCCCAACATTCCTCTGGACGTTACtattaactaaaatgtttaacaattGCATACGATGTACCAAGAACGTCTGATTGGGACATCCTAAGGACGTCCAAGAGGATGATCTTTAGGTAAGAGACCTCTCTAATACGTCTccggaacatatttttatctcaGACGACCAAAGGATGTCCTAGGAACGTCTTCGGAACGTGTTAGTGCCATCTgaggaatttaatatattaactaaatatatttattttacaattatgtttagaacttatttaaaacatcCTACATGTAGTTGAGATGTACAAAAGATGTCTATATGGGATGCACAGAGGACGTCTGATTGGGATATCCCAAGGACGTCCAAAAGGACAATCTCCAGGTAAGAGACTTCTCTGGTACGTCTccggaacatatttttatctcaGATAGACGTCCTAAAGACGTATTAGGGACTTCCTTGGATcgcaattgttttaaaaatgcataaacTTATTCTATAGGTGTGAGATTTGTTTGGGACATCCTAAAGACGTACATGAGGACGATCTTCTAGTGACCCAGGAGATATTTTCATCCCAGATTGACGTCGTAAGGACATCTTAGAGAcgtacttttttaattgaaacgtgAGAAACATGttttagaagaaatatttctcattaattcttataaaatattgtctgtAACTGTAGATGGCTCACTTCATTTGACTCTTACTTATTAACATTGTTCGTAGTTGTATAAAGGCCTTATCTAGAGTTTAAATGAGGTTTGAATTCTTGGAACTATTGCATGACTACGTCGACCGCAATGCTTGGAAGTGCTCACCGTTGCGCAGCTGCAGCGTATTACTTTCGACAGCGGGTTCTGGTTCCATCATGATAACTTGAGACTCGTCATCATTGCTACCGCTTTCTGAGCTGTTAGGGACAAATTCTTGTCCGCACTGTATCATTTGGTTGGACACCTCCTGCAAGTTTACCTTGTCATGCCACccgacattaaattaaaaacattttccaGTAAAAGTTCTTAAAAAATCAGTCTACACACATCTAACACAGAgtatccaaataaaaaaaatatacacatatttcCACATGATCGGATCCTGAGCTTGGTCTGTGCAAATTGTTTCTATATACAGTtatcaagtaaaataaaaacatccaAAGCATGGATAGAAGGAGGTGCGACATcgtgaaaaaaattacaggTAACATGTAGCAGGCTACCAACCAAAGAGAACAGGGCTAGGTATTGGACATGAACAACCCAGGCAACACATCATACCAGTCACAACAGGTCTTAAGTCTTCAGCATTGCACCAGAatttttgtacagccacaaaAGCAACAACTGACGGGTTTTATTTGCCTAGGCTGCATTCGATCCCAATTCCAACCCTGCCGATAGAGCATTTAAAGCGTGCGCCAAAGGGCACTGCCATTTTAAGTAGGAAGGGGGTACACTATGTttccacatttattttttttatgtataaccactttcaattttatttaacaggtTAGATTGTCATAACAAGGGTAGAAATTCATCCGTGCTAGTTTTAGACATGCCAGATCATGCCTTTAGtacatttgtttgtttattatttatatttttttattaataatcatgtTAGATAATTATGACAAGTTAGGCCTCATGCTTATCCTTGATTTAAGCTTAAAACGAAACTTTCCAAGATATAACGGAAGAATGTCAAGTACCAAAATGATCTTCTTTATGTCCTCGAAAGTACTGTTTTAAGTTACATTATTATCCCACATgttatacattaatttgtCGTTGACACCTAAGGCATACATAGACGTAAACCATGCTACTGACCTTTATCCTAGACACAGCTTCCTCAGCTTGCATCATCCGTGTTGTTTTAGTGGGCTGTCCCTCACAAACTAACTGAGTTGAACCCAGATATCTGGCTCTGAACAGCACGCCTTCTATCAGCACTGAACGTTGGATGACATCTGGAAAGAAATGGACGGTTGAAACGCCAACTTCTGATGCAAGAGGCGACACCAATCTTCTGGGACACATTTAACATGTTATGTTAGAAGTATGAGTGTTTGGAAGTACTTATTTTATGCTGGTACAAGGGTAGCCGGAGAGTAAATGTTTCttgaagatttaaatattaattttttgcctCATTTACTGTCCGGGTATGCCCACAATCCTTGGTGTATTGCTGTTATTGACTGTATGCTTCAATTGTATGTATTTACATGGCTTATCAATTGAGGTAGAACGTCTCATCAACAAGTCAACTGGagtgcatttaaatttaaaacatgacCTTCCTGGTACGAGATTCAGACGTACCAGAACGTTCCCAGGATGTTCTAGGGACATTGTTGGGATATTCCAGGAACGTCTTGAGAAGTTATTGAATAGgaaagtaaaatttcaaatttaaatgagccAATTTACGTAAAACAAAGTGTTCTAATTCAATTGACATGGCTCAAGTCATGATGTTCCGTTTGTCAGGTGTGAGAGTATCACATACGGTCATGCATCTAATCGAcgatttaaaaatgatgacgtacataataattatatcattatttcGCATCCGTTTTTAAAAGCTCTTTAGTGGACTTACCATGTATTCCATACGAATTGCAATTCAAATAAAGTAGTTATTTTTACAGCAAATAACTAATATGTTAGTTCTAGAAAAGTTGTACTTACCTTCCTTATTACGCCCCTTCTTTTTATTGTCTTTCTCCTGAAAATAAACACGCATTTAGAGATGTGGAACTGAAGGGAAAGTGAAAAATGGGGATCGTTTTCGTGTAAATTAAACTGCTATATACATATCAGAAAGCGAATCGCTATGTTTGCTGTGCATTCTATAAAAtcgttttgttgtttaatttatttaatataattaccaaactaatattagtAAATGCATTATCTTACAGTGTTATTTCGTGTACCCAAATAAACCATGTCCACTTTTTGTCATGCATTATATCTGCTCAATCCCAttccaaatttaatgaatttaatacaaGAACAGCACGAAacaatatttagattaatattcattatattggGCTGACGAAAATGTATGCATACTATCGATGTTGATATTTACCATGCATGCAACTAGATTGTACGTAATTATGGtcagtaataaatttgaaaccaTGACGTTATACCTTACCTGGCAACACACAAGATATAAgtcgttaaatttattatttattcataaaacagTCGacccaatttaatattactactGTACGTCTTGTATTAAATCATTGGTTGTTAATTATACAGTCCTCAGGGAATCCCCGCATGACACATAAAAACAGAGTACTAGTTCAGCCTGTTGTTTTGCGTTGTGAAGGGAATTCCACGCCAGTCCGCGCGTGTTAGTAAAACTATCTAATCCAAATCATCTACAAATCAAGAGTTATTCTGAAGTATCAGTATATTAGTGTGTTATgttgtcaaaataaaatacgaagCCCAAAAAATGAACTAGTCTAGTAGAATTCTATGCATGCCAGTAGTTCGCACACCTTTTTTAGCTTATTTGACGTCACCGATCCTTTTTGACTTTGAGGCGATTGGCTTTTTTCGGATACTGCTGTTGGGGAGGAGGGATTAGAGTTTTGGGGTTCGGCCGGGACTAAGGGTAGGGTACCTTCGTCCATGGCATTTAACATTTGTTTAGGGTTTGTTAAACTGAGGGCAGGCATTATTGTCCGGCTTTTAGGTTTTCTCCAACcctaataatacaaatatgatGAGAAATGGCATTTTGCTATTAATTGGGAATGTTAGCTCTATCGTTTAAAggtataaaatcattaaataaaccatAATACCAAATGTTGACAATTATAAACGTTAACTTGATCCGTCAACTATCCCAATGAACACATGCTACGTTTTCTAAGTTCTTCTATGTCTTGTTAAACTATgtattaattggaaaattttaaaaagacattCGTTAACTATCCTACTCTTTCAGAAAAGTATAAAGTTATTTCAAACAGCATAAACAATTCACCTTGTCGTCGTAAAAACCTTGGTCGTCTGTCCTTTGTTGCCCCAACAAGCGGTCGGTTTCCAAGTCGGTGTCGTTCTCCTCTGCAATAAAAATCCGATAAGTCATTTACTAACCCATTTTGGAACCATTACCTGTACCTTCCTCTCCACTGTTCACTTTCCTGTCAGAGTCGCCACTAGCTGCCGACATTCCCCTTTGTCTAAAAGGAGcacttaatatttcaattcccTTAGATTTACCCCAAAAAAGCATGTTGCCTAATAAAATCTTACCTGGGCACCCATATTGGGCTGGGCACGTTCTCCTCGGGATCCTCCTCGGGATGACACTTGAGGGGCAGCGTCTTGGTTCTTTGCAACGTCAGTCTGATGTCCTTGATGGCAGCTTCCACGTCACTTGACTTTTCTGGCTGCATCAACCGATGCGGTGCTGGGGCCGGAGGTGGAGGTGTCTTCTCTAACGAGTCCATTTTAGGTTCGTCAAAATTGTTACCACAACCATTAATATCAATTGGCGACGAGTTGAGGCTGGATTCTTTGTTGGGGGACATACCGTTTTCGGTAGATTTGTTGCTGGGCTTTGTCTTGCATATTCCCTGATTGATTTCCCTTTCAATTTCCGTTATTTGTCTTTTCATGAGCATTACCGTTGGGTTATTGTTGTCTGTATCACTCGCATGACCTGAAGAAAGACCGTCTTCCAGCACTGGCATACTGGAGTATAAGCGTAATGAATCGCCAGGAATAGTTAAGTCTGTATTGGATCctgcaatttatttattaattacttggaCACCTTTTATTAGTGGGGCGTCATTACCTAAAAGTCCACCAGAGGGTCCCATATCATTTTCCATAAGCATTAAAGATACTTCACTATCTAAATCTCCACAATTAGAGTCACAGTCAGTTGTTTCTGGGGAAAGGGTAAAATTTCTACTATGTCCTACTTGCAGACCGACCTCTGTTTCGCCTAAATCACCACTAGAACCGGTGCCTATCGATAAATCTAAAAAGTTGTTCTCATGCTCAGTTATGTCATGGTCCTGAAATAAAAAGCCCATTGCCAGGATAACCGAGTATATGAAGGGATGAATTTACTTACATTGGAGTTGTTCATACATTTCCTAGGCGACTCGATCCTCATGCAGAACTCGTTGCCCTCGCCCCTTCGCTCCTTAGCTAATCTTTGGCCCACATAGGAATTGCCACTTTCGCTGGCCTGCCTCCGCAGCTCGTACTCTAAATCCTGAAATTCCGCCTCCAGGCGGTTCTCCTCTTCCGGCGGTGGACATTTGAAGAACTCCTCCAGCACTTTTCTAGTCTCGGAGAACTCGTATAGATAATCGAATGTTGATGTAGCCGTCGGTGATGATGAgtttttctgtaaataaatgtGAGCCATCGTTATTTGCACGTGCCCGATACAAAGAGTGGAACAAACGGAAatgatatttctttattttacgcTGTTTTGTAATTGGATACATTCGAGTTGTTATAAAACTTGTCGATAACAGACGAGGCCTGATACTGACTgcaaaaaacgaaacaaaacaGTAAccaatattgattttgttttacaaattaaattactgatttaatattattataaagtgcAACCGACACTTTTAGTGATTGTTAAGTCCCTTTATGTTTATctaatgttttgtaattattaataagattaacaataaacaacgtgtcattttaaaatgtttgatccCACTAGAAAATGCGTCATTCATAAACACTATTTAACAGTGTCGATAGACACTGTAGGTTTGTTTGATGGGATCATTaacattaagtaaatatttctgattaaaattttccataaattgtctttatttaattgattaattttctataagaaTTGTgaatatgaacaaaaataatatataagaaatgttGATTTTGGGCAAATActctatacaaaaattaagaaattaaaaaatatattgaaaacatttatttttaaattttaattatgaaatttctcatatttgttttttaattgattgatttattttcaatatgaattatgaatatgactaaaaatagtatataaaaaaatgttgatttaaggcaaataatttgtacaaaaactaagaaattaaaaaaaaaatatatattgaaaacatatattttaaaatattaatgatgaaatgtttgatattttttatttaattgattcattttctatatgaattatgaatatgaccaaaaatagtaatataaaaaatattgattttgacCAAATACTctgtacaaaaattaagaaatgaaataaaatatatcgaaatttctgatatttgttatttaattgattcattttcaaaatgaattatgaatatggccaaaatagtatataaaaaatattgatttaggCCAAATAATCTGtacaaaaactaagaacttaaaaaaatatattgaaatcatattcttaaattttaattatcaaatttttaatatttgttatttaattgattcattttgtatatgaattatgaatatgaccaaaatagtatataaaaaatgttgatttagGGCAAATAATCAGTACAAaaactaagaaattaaaaagatatattaaaaacatatgttgttcaattttcatgatgaaatttttgatatttgttatttaattgattcattttctatatgaattatgaatatgatcaaaatagtatgtaaaaaattaagaaactatatttgttatttaattgatacatTTTCTATATGAGTTATGAATATGACcaaaatagtatataaaaaatattgatttaggCTAAATAATCTgtacaaaaagtaaaaaattaaaaaaatatatattgaaaacatatttttaattttaatgatgaaatttttgatatttaagaaaaaattcgtactgatttatctgttgtagaaaattatataatttttctattttgagAAAATAATCGTATTAAAATGagacattaaaattcattatttttataactgtttatgattatttatttaatattttaatcaatatataataaaaacccTGATGTggaacaaaatgaaagtaagaaAACAAAACAGGACCTTTTATACCATCCACAAATCCaccattattacaatttaattacccACACAACACAAAATGGTTTTAcgttgtgatttttttttcacttgAGGTAACGAAACACaccacaaaatttaaactcaATTTTCATAATGTGAACATACTTTGGACGCGACACGAACAAATTCGAAAATAATCAACATAACAAAGTTAGGTTAAACTAACTAAagccttaattaattaaaaagtttcaaattcccattttgaaattgttcagAACATTATGATTTTGTTCCGCAGCAAAGGCACGTCGTAAACCTGATACTAACTGTACCTTTTACTGTAACACAAACAGACATTATCTAATTATGTGTGTACGTTCTTAAGGTTAATGAGTCttgttaatatcaataaaatattaattaatcatacaGTAAAATCTTGTCTGTGTTAGTGAAAACTTCTGCAGTTTTGTGCACTGAACAGATTCATCAatgataattactttttatgataagctataaaattgtttctttttcaatgtttattttaaaagatgctGCAAaaggattaataaaaaaatattgcaaatattattaagaaaataatgggGACCAATAAAATGATGACGATCTTATTAGAATTTGTATCACCCCTACTTTTTCAATTGAACTTAGTTCTGATAAAAGccttaagtaaattaataaagattctCTTGAGGCCAAACTAGAAATTTCATATctaagattaaaatctaattaggcGGATACCTTATACCTTAATCCCCTTTTAGGCCCTATTTACCTTCTGTCTACCTTTGCCTGGCTCAGTATGGAAGTAAAGTTGTCATTAGGGAGAGCAGGATAAATCTTAGGCTCCAAATTTCGTTAAGTAAAACATTTGTTGAACGACAGTGGATCATGGAAACGAGATAGTACCTAAAGTTCGACACACTAATGATTTGAAGGGAACATTGAAATCATCACAATGTCTGTTACAAATGAAATGAACAATAGACACACATGGACACATCCCTTTCAAAGATTCAGCAAAGAGACATGTAAAGCATTCTGAAAAATATCTATTCCATCCTTCAGCAATCTTCCACTTGAAttcagtataatttatttgtgtaattaGATGTCTTATTTAATTGATCAAGGAAGGAAAAGCCTAAAACAGGATAATAAGAGTTATATACTTACATTAAAGGAgttgttttcaatattcaagTTGGTTTCATTTTCATTGGGACTAGGAGTGTTGATGATCCTCTGGGGGAAGCCGGGCCTTGGCGGGTAGACACTGGGCGAGGCTAGCAGACTTTGTGCACTGGGAAGTTGCGGATGTGAGTAGTTGCTTTCCATTTGTCTGGGACCGTACCGTCTCGGCGAGCCCTCGTAAACGGCGATGGGCAGGCTCCCTATCACCTTCGTCACCTTGTCGCTGTCGGTGTCGCTGTTGTTGAATATATTCGTGGCAGTGTGGTTCAACTCCTCGAACCTCTCGGTCTCGAAGTGCTCGTTTTGGTATCGTTTGTTGTCATCCGACGGCCAAGTGTCACCGATGTCATCGAACACGACCACCTCGCTGGCGTAGTTCATCTTCGGACTGGCTATCCGCTCAGGTTCGGGGGATGGTTCCCTGTCCTGTTCGTGCGTCACCGAACATACCTCCGACGAGAACACCGTTTCCGTGTATTCGCGCGAGTTCCTCAGCTTCTTCGCCTCGTTGTTGCGGCTTCGCAGCTCCCACACGCCCTGTCTTAGCGGGGACTTTTGTAGTTTCTTTTCGCCATCGTCGGCCAGACCGGCGTTACGCGACTTCCTTACCGCTTTGCTTCGGCTCTGCGAGTAGATTTCACGGCCTCCGGCTATttctattattctaaaatggGGAAACGGCCAATTAGTTGATGTACGACTTGTTCATGTGACGCAAACAGTGCCATTGATCATTGGTTTGCGGCAACTGAACCTGAACCTAATTGAATTACTCGCGGACAAGCGAATGAACTACTACTATAAAATACACAAAGCTGAGAAGTGCAAATAATAGTTtccttataatttattaagaattaattaggCATGCAGCAGTTGTGAAACTCCTTCAAACGAATAATATTGGCAGCGTAACAATGAAGCAGAGTTTTACGTATTTTATTTGAGAAACTTCAATTTTGGATATAATTATTCGTTGCTCAAAAAGTAAACTGATAACGGTACATTGTTGAAACAGTCTCGTCTGAAATAAggctttgaaaatttaattaagtccctcactttattgacattttaaattttactcagatgaattaatttcaaaataatcggTTCGTTCATTTCTTGgcgttgttttatttaattaatgtcacATCGATTTCCTAAGAGTAATTATTTTGGGGACAGGCCCTTTCAGGATTTTTATAATgtgtcaaaatttcaaattgaatttattaattttttgcctaaattaaatgtttgtgaGAAAATTTAACACCAGTTGTTATTTtctcgaatattttaaataattaatcaatcaatcaattattttgaagatatttcACATCagattttagataatttaccaaaattttaaattgttatgttaattttttatacaaaataaatatacattttcaaaaaaataagagtagattagaaaatgtttcaacatttaaatacagttgttatttgaaagaatattgattaaattattattttgaagataCTTCCTATCAGAATTTAGATGATTtactaaagttttaaattgtatttgttaatttttttgtataaactaaatatacattatcTAAAGATATGAgtagaaaatgtttaaaaatttaacaccaGTTGTTATTTgacagaaaatattaagaatttgattaaataattattatgaagaTATTTCCCATCAGAATTTAGacaatttaccaaaattttaaatcgtatttgttaagattttttataaactaaatatacaTAGACAAAAGATAAGAGTAAAccagaaaatgtttaaaaatttaacaccaGTTGTTATTTGgcagaatattttaagtaattaattaaataattattttgaagttaTTTCCCATcagaatttagataatttaccaaaaattttatattgtatttgttaatttattttataaactaaaaatatattgttaaaaaaataagagtgaaccagaaaatgtttaaaaatttaacatcagTTGTTATGTGgcagaatattttaagtaattaattaaataattattttgaagatatttcCCATcagaatttagataatttaccaaaagtttatattgtatttgttaatttattttataaactaaatatgcATTGTTAAAAGATAAGAGAAGAccagaaaatgtttaaaaatttaacaccaGTTGTTATTTGgcagaatattttaagtaattaattaaataatgattttgaaGATATTTCCCATcagaatttagataatttaccaaaattttatattgtatttgttaatttattttataaactaaatatactctgttaaaaaataagagtaaactagaaaatgtttaaaaatttaacaccaGTTATTATTTGgcagaatattttaagtaattaattaaataattattttgaagatatttcCCATcagaatttagataatttgccaaaattttatattgcatttgttaatttattttataaactaaatatacaTTGTTAAAAGATAAGAGTAGAccagaaaatgtttaaatatttaacaccaGTTGTTATTTGgcagaatattttaagtaattaattaaataattattttgaagttaTTTCCCATcagaatttagataatttaataaaaattttatattgtatttgttaatttattttataaactaaatatacaTTGTTAAAAGATAAGAGTAGAccagaaaatgtttaaaaatttaacaccaGTTGTTAT from Aethina tumida isolate Nest 87 chromosome 1, icAetTumi1.1, whole genome shotgun sequence includes:
- the LOC109598086 gene encoding amyloid-beta A4 precursor protein-binding family A member 1 isoform X7: MTSLTLALDNIDVSENTEQISKLFPKCRPRSDINLNPIISGRDHECTENSANTVMNIDSENDRWMADGSCNISRDNLSQRQSPGDEDVIDHKLPGGTYKLRDSRIIEIAGGREIYSQSRSKAVRKSRNAGLADDGEKKLQKSPLRQGVWELRSRNNEAKKLRNSREYTETVFSSEVCSVTHEQDREPSPEPERIASPKMNYASEVVVFDDIGDTWPSDDNKRYQNEHFETERFEELNHTATNIFNNSDTDSDKVTKVIGSLPIAVYEGSPRRYGPRQMESNYSHPQLPSAQSLLASPSVYPPRPGFPQRIINTPSPNENETNLNIENNSFNKNSSSPTATSTFDYLYEFSETRKVLEEFFKCPPPEEENRLEAEFQDLEYELRRQASESGNSYVGQRLAKERRGEGNEFCMRIESPRKCMNNSNDHDITEHENNFLDLSIGTGSSGDLGETEVGLQVGHSRNFTLSPETTDCDSNCGDLDSEVSLMLMENDMGPSGGLLGSNTDLTIPGDSLRLYSSMPVLEDGLSSGHASDTDNNNPTVMLMKRQITEIEREINQGICKTKPSNKSTENGMSPNKESSLNSSPIDINGCGNNFDEPKMDSLEKTPPPPAPAPHRLMQPEKSSDVEAAIKDIRLTLQRTKTLPLKCHPEEDPEENVPSPIWVPSAPFRQRGMSAASGDSDRKVNSGEEGTEENDTDLETDRLLGQQRTDDQGFYDDKEKDNKKKGRNKEDVIQRSVLIEGVLFRARYLGSTQLVCEGQPTKTTRMMQAEEAVSRIKAPDGESQPSTEVDLFISTEKIMVLNTDLKEIMMDHALRTISYIADIGDLVVLMARRRFVPHEMDEAPKINRTPKMICHVFESEEAQFIAQSIGQAFQVAYMEFLKANGIEDHSFVKEMDYQEVLNSQEIFGDELQMFAKKEMQKEVVVPKAKGEILGVVIVESGWGSMLPTVVIANLAPAGAAARCGQLNIGDQIIAINGVSLVGLPLSTCQTYIKNSKNQTVVKLTVVPCAPVVEVKIKRPDTKYQLGFSVQNGVICSLLRGGIAERGGVRVGHRIIEINNQSVVAVPHEKIVNLLATSVGEILMKTMPTSMFRLLTGQENPVYI
- the LOC109598086 gene encoding amyloid-beta A4 precursor protein-binding family A member 2 isoform X3, with protein sequence MTSLTLALDNIDVSENTEQISKLFPKCRPRSDINLNPIISGRDHECTENSANTVMNIDSENDRWMADGSCNISRDNLSQRQSPGDEDVIDHKLPGGTYKLRDSRIIEIAGGREIYSQSRSKAVRKSRNAGLADDGEKKLQKSPLRQGVWELRSRNNEAKKLRNSREYTETVFSSEVCSVTHEQDREPSPEPERIASPKMNYASEVVVFDDIGDTWPSDDNKRYQNEHFETERFEELNHTATNIFNNSDTDSDKVTKVIGSLPIAVYEGSPRRYGPRQMESNYSHPQLPSAQSLLASPSVYPPRPGFPQRIINTPSPNENETNLNIENNSFNKNSSSPTATSTFDYLYEFSETRKVLEEFFKCPPPEEENRLEAEFQDLEYELRRQASESGNSYVGQRLAKERRGEGNEFCMRIESPRKCMNNSNDHDITEHENNFLDLSIGTGSSGDLGETEVGLQVGHSRNFTLSPETTDCDSNCGDLDSEVSLMLMENDMGPSGGLLGSNTDLTIPGDSLRLYSSMPVLEDGLSSGHASDTDNNNPTVMLMKRQITEIEREINQGICKTKPSNKSTENGMSPNKESSLNSSPIDINGCGNNFDEPKMDSLEKTPPPPAPAPHRLMQPEKSSDVEAAIKDIRLTLQRTKTLPLKCHPEEDPEENVPSPIWVPRQRGMSAASGDSDRKVNSGEEGTEENDTDLETDRLLGQQRTDDQGFYDDKGWRKPKSRTIMPALSLTNPKQMLNAMDEGTLPLVPAEPQNSNPSSPTAVSEKSQSPQSQKGSVTSNKLKKEKDNKKKGRNKEDVIQRSVLIEGVLFRARYLGSTQLVCEGQPTKTTRMMQAEEAVSRIKAPDGESQPSTEVDLFISTEKIMVLNTDLKEIMMDHALRTISYIADIGDLVVLMARRRFVPHEMDEAPKINRTPKMICHVFESEEAQFIAQSIGQAFQVAYMEFLKANGIEDHSFVKEMDYQEVLNSQEIFGDELQMFAKKEMQKEVVVPKAKGEILGVVIVESGWGSMLPTVVIANLAPAGAAARCGQLNIGDQIIAINGVSLVGLPLSTCQTYIKNSKNQTVVKLTVVPCAPVVEVKIKRPDTKYQLGFSVQNGVICSLLRGGIAERGGVRVGHRIIEINNQSVVAVPHEKIVNLLATSVGEILMKTMPTSMFRLLTGQENPVYI